The following are encoded in a window of Manihot esculenta cultivar AM560-2 chromosome 8, M.esculenta_v8, whole genome shotgun sequence genomic DNA:
- the LOC110621109 gene encoding heterogeneous nuclear ribonucleoprotein 1, protein MEMELGKLFIGGLSWDTNEDRLREYFQAFGEVVEAVIMKDRATGRARGFGFVVFADPAVAERVVMEKHMIYGRNVEAKKAVPKEDQNIVNRNSSNSVHGSPGPARTKKIFVGGLASTVTETDFKKYFDQFGIITDVVVMYDHNTQRPRGFGFITYDSEEAVDKVLHKTFHELNGKMVEVKRAVPKELSPGPTRSQLSGHNYAPNRVGSFLNGYTQTQGYNPSSTGGLGVRMDGRFSPAIVGQNNVSPFGPGFGMGLNFEQGLSPSFSNLNLGYGRLSPSYSGNSSRYHSPIGYNGVVGGNSSALSSTARTLWGNGSINHPSNSNSSTFMGSGTGNSGMGSSGSIGGLWDSSVKPEQGGGAGSAYNGSSLSYNWGDFNVGLGGVGYGRSNGASVAPVSSHAASHDDYDGSYASIFDNGLSYGDSAWRSSPLEQEGSGSFGFGLGNAATDTVTNKSASYFGSYNVANRQANRGIAA, encoded by the exons ATGGAAATGGAGCTTGGAAAGCTATTCATTGGTGGGCTTTCATGGGACACAAATGAAGACCGTCTTAGGGAGTATTTCCAGGCTTTTGGCGAAGTCGTGGAGGCTGTGATAATGAAGGATCGGGCTACTGGTCGTGCCCGTGGCTTCGGTTTTGTTGTTTTTGCAGACCCTGCCGTTGCTGAGAGAGTTGTGATGGAAAAGCATATGATATATGGCAGAAAT GTTGAAGCAAAGAAGGCAGTTCCTAAGGAGGACCAAAACATTGTTAATAGAAACAGCAGCAACAGTGTACATGGTTCACCTGGTCCAGCTCGTACAAAGAAGATATTTGTAGGAGGTTTGGCATCTACGGTAACAGAGACTGACTTTAAGAAGTATTTTGATCAGTTTGGGATAATTACAGATGTTGTAGTTATGTATGACCATAACACTCAAAGGCCGAGAGGTTTTGGATTTATTACTTATGATTCAGAGGAAGCGGTGGATAAAGTGTTGCACAAAACCTTTCATGAACTCAATGGTAAAATGGTTGAGGTCAAGCGGGCTGTCCCCAAAGAACTATCACCAGGGCCAACTCGGAGCCAGTTAAGTGGGCATAATTACGCTCCAAATAGAGTTGGTAGCTTTCTGAATGGTTACACTCAGACTCAGGGATATAATCCAAGTTCTACTGGAGGACTTGGTGTTAGAATGGATGGTAGGTTTAGCCCTGCTATAGTTGGCCAGAATAACGTTTCTCCATTTGGTCCTGGTTTTGGGATGGGGCTGAATTTTGAGCAGGGTTTGAGTCCTAGTTTTTCAAACCTTAACCTTGGCTATGGGAGACTGAGTCCTTCCTATAGTGGAAATTCAAGCAGGTATCATAGCCCCATTGGATATAATGGAGTCGTTGGTGGAAATAGTTCTGCTTTAAGTTCGACAGCTCGAACTTTGTGGGGTAATGGAAGCATTAATCATCCTTCAAACTCAAATTCTAGTACTTTTATGGGCTCAGGAACTGGAAACTCTGGAATGGGTTCTTCTGGCAGTATTGGTGGACTCTGGGATTCCTCAGTTAAGCCTGAACAGGGTGGAGGTGCTGGCTCTGCTTATAATGGTAGCAGTCTTAGTTACAACTGGGGAGATTTCAATGTTGGTCTTGGAGGGGTAGGGTATGGAAGAAGCAATGGGGCAAGTGTTGCGCCAGTATCATCTCATGCTGCATCACATGATGATTATGATGGTTCTTATGCAAGCATTTTTGACAATGGCTTGTCATATGGGGATTCTGCATGGCGATCTTCACCTTTAGAGCAAGAGGGTTCTGGCTCATTTGGATTTGGTCTTGGAAATGCAGCTACAGATACTGTGACTAATAAGTCTGCTAGTTATTTTGGCAGTTACAATGTTGCCAATAGACAAGCAAATAGAG GAATTGCTGCTTAG